One Novosphingobium sp. G106 DNA segment encodes these proteins:
- a CDS encoding DUF6481 family protein, which produces MRGFKEPGFNDRVAAASSAKARALEMLKNRPKPSEADLAERAGRQRAKEIAQAEKRAAAKAALQAERDAKEQAEREAAEASVAAAEAARPAAEAARPKLPTAEDMKAARDARYAARRARKR; this is translated from the coding sequence ATGCGAGGATTCAAGGAACCGGGATTCAACGACCGGGTTGCTGCCGCGAGCAGCGCCAAGGCTAGAGCCTTGGAAATGCTGAAAAATAGGCCCAAGCCCAGTGAGGCCGATCTCGCCGAGCGAGCCGGACGGCAGCGCGCCAAGGAGATCGCTCAAGCTGAGAAGCGCGCGGCCGCCAAAGCTGCTCTCCAAGCAGAGAGGGACGCGAAGGAGCAGGCCGAGCGCGAAGCCGCTGAGGCTTCTGTGGCTGCCGCCGAAGCGGCCCGTCCCGCCGCCGAGGCAGCCAGGCCCAAGCTGCCCACTGCTGAGGACATGAAGGCTGCGCGCGATGCCCGATACGCCGCTCGCAGGGCGCGTAAGCGCTAG
- a CDS encoding HWE histidine kinase domain-containing protein: protein MDIDFEPLIAASPNPYVVLDPSLIIAWMNDAYLSSTMRQRNDILGRSIFEAFPSDPTSESHQLLKASFDRVRFTKKADEIALIRYDILNPNGSMEVRYWSATHTPLLDADGEISFILQHTVDVTELQSLRTMRDEMGIVQRAQAVQERNQDLAAESERLRALFEQAPGFVAILSGPDHVFQLANEAYRNLVGKRDLAGKSVAEALPEVVEQGFVELLTSVHSSGAAYVGRREKLVLQNDSLTRGRERFLDFLYQPIFTDGGQVSGIFVQGHDVTEQVLAEEHQKLLINELNHRVKNTLAIVQSLATQTFRNAKSLEAARTTFTARMTALASAHSLLTVHNWEAAGLAETVLTAIAATVGSDVNRIRVEGPDTTLPPQAVMSVAMIIHELSTNAIKYGALSVETGRVEVNWTSRPFEGRCEIILNWIERGGPLVAPPERKGFGTRLIQRGISSDLNSDVEMNFAKEGLQCRITAHISIDQT, encoded by the coding sequence GTGGACATAGATTTCGAACCGCTGATTGCGGCGTCTCCAAATCCTTATGTGGTTCTTGATCCGTCACTTATCATCGCCTGGATGAACGACGCGTACCTTAGTTCGACCATGCGGCAGCGCAACGACATCCTGGGGCGATCGATATTTGAGGCCTTCCCCAGCGATCCAACTTCCGAAAGCCATCAGCTACTTAAGGCTTCGTTCGATCGTGTTCGCTTCACGAAGAAAGCGGATGAGATTGCATTGATCCGATACGATATCCTGAATCCCAATGGATCGATGGAGGTTCGCTATTGGAGCGCAACGCACACGCCGCTTCTCGATGCGGATGGCGAAATTTCATTTATCCTGCAACACACCGTTGACGTGACGGAGCTGCAGTCGCTCCGGACAATGCGCGACGAGATGGGTATTGTGCAGCGTGCCCAGGCTGTGCAGGAGCGGAATCAAGACTTAGCTGCCGAAAGCGAACGGCTGCGGGCGCTATTTGAGCAGGCGCCTGGATTCGTGGCAATTTTAAGCGGCCCGGATCATGTGTTTCAGCTCGCCAACGAAGCGTACCGCAATCTTGTGGGCAAGCGAGACTTAGCGGGGAAGTCGGTTGCGGAAGCGCTTCCCGAAGTTGTAGAGCAAGGGTTTGTCGAGCTGCTGACCTCGGTTCACAGCTCCGGCGCTGCTTATGTGGGTCGCCGGGAGAAATTGGTGCTTCAGAACGATTCGCTCACTCGCGGTCGTGAACGCTTTCTCGATTTTCTTTATCAGCCGATCTTCACTGATGGGGGGCAGGTTTCCGGCATCTTTGTCCAGGGACATGATGTGACCGAGCAAGTGCTGGCCGAAGAACATCAGAAATTGCTTATCAATGAGCTCAATCATCGAGTGAAGAACACGCTTGCGATCGTCCAAAGCTTAGCGACCCAAACATTCCGCAATGCAAAAAGCTTGGAAGCAGCTCGAACCACCTTCACAGCCCGAATGACCGCTCTGGCCAGCGCTCACTCCCTCCTTACAGTTCATAATTGGGAGGCTGCCGGACTCGCCGAGACAGTCCTCACGGCGATTGCCGCGACGGTCGGATCGGATGTCAACCGTATCCGCGTCGAGGGGCCGGATACGACCTTGCCACCACAGGCGGTCATGTCTGTCGCAATGATTATCCACGAACTCAGTACCAACGCGATCAAATATGGAGCTCTCTCGGTTGAAACCGGGCGGGTCGAAGTGAATTGGACCTCAAGGCCATTCGAGGGACGCTGTGAGATTATCCTCAACTGGATCGAGCGCGGCGGCCCGCTTGTCGCACCGCCCGAGCGCAAAGGTTTTGGTACGCGCCTCATCCAACGCGGCATCTCCTCGGATCTAAATTCCGACGTGGAGATGAACTTCGCTAAGGAAGGGCTTCAATGCCGGATAACTGCCCACATATCGATTGACCAAACGTGA
- a CDS encoding DUF1223 domain-containing protein, which yields MWPRRPLVIAMLAGSMLAALSGCGKSEASPVPQSAAGGSARSPVVVELFQSQGCSSCPPANADLNAIADRRDVLALSFAVTYWDRLGWKDTFASPLFTVRQQDYARAGRGEVATPEFIVNGVSAVLGSNRPALDAAIARSATAAPGPEISAAAASVRVEAAAGGMPATVWLVRYDPRTRQVPIRAGENSGRTLPHRNIVRELVRLGEWKGSAVTYPLVPARETGLVTAVLIQRGNGGPIVAARKV from the coding sequence GTGTGGCCGCGCAGACCTCTAGTCATCGCCATGCTGGCCGGCTCGATGCTTGCGGCATTGAGCGGCTGCGGCAAGTCCGAAGCTTCGCCGGTGCCCCAGAGCGCTGCCGGTGGTTCGGCGCGCAGTCCCGTCGTCGTCGAGCTATTCCAGAGCCAGGGCTGTTCGTCCTGCCCTCCCGCCAATGCCGATCTCAATGCCATCGCCGATCGCCGCGACGTGCTCGCGCTGTCCTTCGCCGTAACCTACTGGGACCGTCTCGGCTGGAAGGACACTTTCGCTTCGCCGCTCTTCACGGTCCGTCAGCAGGACTATGCCCGCGCGGGTCGAGGCGAGGTCGCGACGCCGGAATTCATCGTCAATGGCGTGTCGGCCGTCCTCGGCAGCAATCGCCCGGCGCTCGATGCCGCGATTGCACGGTCCGCCACCGCAGCCCCGGGTCCCGAAATTTCGGCCGCTGCGGCCAGCGTCCGTGTCGAAGCGGCTGCAGGCGGAATGCCGGCGACGGTCTGGCTTGTTCGCTACGATCCGCGAACGCGGCAAGTGCCTATCCGGGCAGGCGAGAACAGTGGCCGCACGCTGCCCCACCGCAACATCGTCCGCGAGCTTGTGCGCCTGGGCGAATGGAAGGGCTCGGCGGTCACGTACCCCCTCGTTCCGGCCCGCGAGACAGGACTGGTTACCGCCGTACTCATTCAGCGCGGCAATGGCGGCCCGATCGTCGCTGCCCGCAAAGTCTGA
- a CDS encoding response regulator → MTNAVPNDTGASVLIVDSDILVRHALADYLRHCGYRVVEAASSDEAMLALAEASLLVDVVLCDVAVAGSRSGFELATWVRQNRPDLEVKLAASVEGAAKAAANLCDSGPHTARPYDPQSVIDYIIQRRATQQRSGGESS, encoded by the coding sequence ATGACGAACGCGGTACCCAACGACACGGGCGCCTCGGTGCTCATCGTCGACAGCGATATCCTCGTTCGGCATGCCCTGGCGGACTACCTTAGGCACTGCGGTTACCGCGTGGTGGAGGCCGCGAGCAGCGACGAGGCCATGCTCGCCCTTGCGGAAGCCAGCCTCTTAGTCGATGTCGTCCTGTGCGATGTCGCCGTTGCAGGATCGCGATCGGGGTTCGAGCTTGCAACCTGGGTGCGCCAGAACAGGCCTGACCTCGAGGTCAAATTGGCGGCGAGTGTCGAGGGAGCTGCTAAGGCAGCCGCCAATCTCTGCGATAGCGGGCCCCATACTGCCCGGCCCTACGATCCGCAAAGCGTGATCGACTATATCATTCAGCGACGCGCCACGCAGCAGCGCAGCGGTGGCGAGAGCTCGTAA
- a CDS encoding DoxX family protein: MVKHIRQVRNIRADAFLGLGERGYAWAQFPLRLIVGYGFIAHGIAKLERGPDNFAHILQVLGVAEPHLFAWLTILVEVLGGIAVLLGAFVRIASLPMAVILIVAMVTVHLPYGFSSIKLLEVTPAGPKFGPPGYETDLLYLAGLFALVTGTPGPWSIDGLLAARRLAGSAADPAG; encoded by the coding sequence ATGGTCAAACATATCCGGCAGGTTCGAAATATACGCGCGGACGCGTTCTTGGGTCTGGGCGAGCGCGGATATGCGTGGGCGCAGTTCCCGCTACGCCTCATAGTCGGATATGGCTTCATCGCTCACGGCATTGCCAAATTGGAGCGGGGCCCGGACAATTTTGCCCATATCCTCCAAGTGCTTGGGGTTGCCGAACCTCATCTGTTCGCGTGGCTCACCATTCTGGTGGAGGTGCTGGGCGGGATAGCAGTCCTGCTCGGTGCCTTCGTGCGGATCGCCAGCCTGCCTATGGCGGTCATTCTCATCGTCGCGATGGTTACGGTACATCTGCCCTACGGCTTCTCCTCGATAAAGCTGTTGGAAGTGACGCCGGCTGGGCCGAAGTTCGGACCGCCCGGCTACGAGACAGACCTGCTCTATCTGGCGGGGCTGTTCGCTCTGGTCACGGGAACGCCGGGCCCCTGGTCGATCGATGGCCTTCTCGCAGCTCGCCGCCTGGCCGGCTCGGCCGCCGATCCAGCCGGCTGA
- a CDS encoding molybdopterin-binding protein, whose protein sequence is MTIVTRPVLTRRRLIGSIGAGAGSLLLSGCDRIAASPTVQNVLGAGEGLTFRAQRLLSDRTALAREFSALDMSPVFRTNGNTAPTANGYERHAAEKFANWRLVVDGLVRRPQSLSMAQIRTMPARTQITRHDCVEGWSAIGKWTGLPLKLVLNAAGVLPSARYVVFHCADDFDGDPYYESVDLIDAYHPQTILAWGMNDELLSVGHGAPLRLRVERQLGYKQAKYVMRVSLVASMAEIGAGKGGYWEDSAGYQWYAGI, encoded by the coding sequence ATGACGATCGTAACGCGCCCCGTTCTGACACGTCGGCGCCTGATCGGTTCGATCGGCGCCGGTGCGGGCAGCTTGCTGCTTTCAGGTTGCGACAGGATAGCCGCTTCGCCCACGGTGCAAAACGTCCTGGGAGCAGGCGAAGGACTGACATTTCGTGCACAGCGCCTGCTGTCCGACCGCACCGCGCTGGCCCGCGAGTTCTCGGCGCTCGACATGTCGCCGGTGTTCCGTACCAACGGCAACACTGCCCCGACCGCCAACGGATACGAGCGCCATGCCGCGGAGAAATTCGCAAACTGGCGGCTTGTCGTGGACGGGCTGGTGCGCCGGCCCCAGTCGCTCTCCATGGCGCAGATCCGGACAATGCCCGCGCGCACGCAGATCACCCGTCACGACTGCGTCGAAGGGTGGAGCGCGATCGGCAAGTGGACCGGACTGCCATTGAAATTGGTCCTCAACGCCGCCGGCGTGCTGCCCTCGGCACGCTACGTCGTGTTCCACTGCGCCGACGATTTCGATGGCGATCCTTACTACGAGAGCGTCGACCTGATCGACGCCTATCATCCCCAGACGATCCTCGCCTGGGGCATGAACGACGAACTCCTGAGCGTTGGCCACGGCGCGCCGCTACGGCTGCGCGTCGAGCGCCAGCTGGGTTACAAGCAGGCCAAATATGTGATGCGCGTCAGCCTCGTCGCCTCGATGGCCGAGATCGGTGCGGGCAAGGGTGGCTACTGGGAGGATTCGGCCGGGTACCAGTGGTACGCCGGAATCTAG
- a CDS encoding EAL domain-containing protein, which translates to MAFQPIVDGDSGLPFAFEALVRGGQGEGAAQVLSRVTAENRYAFDQQCRVAAIEGAVAAGILDTDAKLSINFLPNAVYSPVACIQLTLKTARATGFPTDRLIFEFTENEEMADTDHIKTIVDSYRRMGFATAIDDFGAGYAGLGLLAKFQPDLIKLDMELIRGIDCSMPRRLIVESVVRLAKKLGITLIAEGVETEGEYHTLRGLGIRYIQGYFLARPAFRALPEIAIAAFRGDDSARHRRRA; encoded by the coding sequence ATGGCCTTTCAGCCGATCGTCGATGGCGACAGTGGCCTCCCGTTTGCATTCGAGGCCCTCGTACGCGGCGGCCAAGGCGAAGGAGCAGCACAGGTTCTATCGCGTGTCACGGCTGAGAACCGATATGCGTTCGACCAGCAATGCCGCGTTGCCGCCATCGAAGGCGCTGTTGCCGCGGGCATTCTCGATACGGACGCGAAGCTGTCGATCAATTTCCTTCCTAACGCCGTCTACTCTCCTGTTGCTTGCATACAATTGACCCTCAAGACTGCCCGCGCGACGGGTTTCCCCACCGATCGGTTGATCTTTGAATTCACTGAGAATGAGGAAATGGCTGACACCGATCACATCAAGACCATCGTCGATAGTTATCGCAGGATGGGGTTCGCCACCGCTATCGATGATTTCGGAGCGGGTTATGCGGGGCTCGGCCTGCTCGCCAAGTTCCAGCCTGATCTCATCAAACTGGACATGGAGCTAATCCGGGGAATCGATTGCAGTATGCCGCGCCGTCTCATCGTCGAGAGCGTGGTTCGCCTAGCGAAAAAGCTTGGGATCACCCTTATCGCGGAGGGGGTCGAGACCGAAGGGGAATACCATACACTTCGCGGCCTCGGCATCCGGTACATCCAAGGGTATTTCCTGGCTCGCCCCGCTTTTCGAGCTTTACCTGAAATCGCGATAGCCGCCTTTCGAGGCGATGACAGTGCCCGGCACCGACGCCGGGCTTAA
- a CDS encoding sensor histidine kinase, producing the protein MPNPPPTPAHMALELALAVVSSSAAPLLLVDGDMRLLAASDSFYASFQLPPEGTIGSSIFELDSGRWDLKRLRSVLAASLTSDDAIEAYEFDLPTQERGTRRLVVKAQKLVYASDANVCILVSIADVTDARLAETLKDDLLREKAVLMQELQHRVANSLQIIASVLMQSARKVQSEEARRHLQDAHNRVMSVASIQDQLAASGLSEVALRPYLTQLCQSIAASMIHDTDQLALEVRSDDVAVPANVSVSLGLIVTELVINALKHAFPDGRRGQIDVDYSAHAANWTLAVADNGVGMPVAPDLATSGLGSSIVQALANQLKARISVRGRDPGTAVCVSHTQLSSVASDANAIPETRAI; encoded by the coding sequence ATGCCCAATCCGCCCCCAACTCCTGCCCATATGGCGCTTGAGCTCGCGCTCGCGGTGGTCTCGTCCTCGGCCGCGCCGCTTTTGCTCGTCGACGGCGACATGCGGCTTTTGGCTGCGAGCGACTCATTCTACGCGAGCTTCCAGCTTCCGCCGGAGGGGACGATCGGGAGTTCCATCTTCGAACTGGATAGCGGGCGCTGGGACCTGAAGCGGCTTCGCTCGGTCCTCGCAGCCAGCCTGACCTCGGACGATGCCATAGAAGCCTACGAGTTCGACCTGCCGACGCAGGAGCGCGGAACCCGGCGGCTTGTCGTCAAGGCCCAGAAGCTCGTTTACGCGAGCGATGCGAATGTCTGCATCCTTGTCTCCATAGCCGACGTCACCGATGCGCGGCTCGCGGAGACGCTGAAGGACGACCTGCTTCGGGAGAAGGCAGTCCTGATGCAGGAACTTCAGCACCGCGTCGCCAACAGCCTGCAGATCATCGCCAGCGTGCTGATGCAGAGCGCACGCAAGGTCCAGTCGGAAGAAGCCAGGCGGCATCTCCAGGATGCGCACAACCGTGTCATGTCGGTGGCATCGATCCAGGATCAGCTTGCCGCCTCAGGTCTGAGCGAAGTGGCCTTGCGACCATATCTGACCCAGCTTTGCCAGAGCATTGCCGCCTCGATGATCCACGACACTGATCAACTCGCCCTCGAAGTCCGCTCGGACGATGTCGCAGTGCCAGCGAATGTGTCGGTCAGCCTCGGGTTGATCGTTACGGAACTCGTCATCAATGCCCTCAAGCATGCATTTCCCGACGGCAGGCGCGGTCAGATTGACGTGGACTATTCTGCACATGCGGCAAACTGGACGCTTGCCGTAGCCGACAACGGGGTCGGCATGCCGGTTGCCCCGGATCTCGCCACCTCCGGCCTGGGTTCCTCCATCGTCCAGGCACTCGCAAACCAGCTGAAGGCCAGGATCAGCGTGCGAGGAAGAGATCCCGGGACCGCGGTATGCGTTAGCCACACGCAACTGAGTTCGGTGGCCTCCGACGCCAATGCCATCCCCGAGACACGCGCGATATAG
- a CDS encoding cytochrome b/b6 domain-containing protein encodes MHDPQQRSFGGGDLIYRQRRPVRLWHWINALSVFVMLMSGLMIFNAHPQLYWGQYGANAETPWLAIGAKDDAGFLKLGPVTIPTTGVLGLSGGVERAFPPLVTIPSSYDLAGARQWHFAFAWLLVVPGLLFWLWGLITKHVQRDLAPTPAELHPRHLWQDIKDHARLRFHTGEAARRYNVLQKLSYIGVLFGLLPAMVLTGLTMSPGMDAAWPWLLDLFGGRQSARSIHFICAALLVLFIVVHLLMVVLAGPLNELRSIITGWYRLPKEKAR; translated from the coding sequence ATGCACGATCCTCAACAGCGCAGCTTCGGAGGCGGCGACCTGATCTATCGGCAGCGGCGCCCGGTGCGCCTCTGGCACTGGATCAATGCCCTGTCAGTCTTCGTCATGCTGATGAGCGGCCTGATGATCTTTAACGCGCATCCGCAGCTCTATTGGGGCCAGTACGGGGCTAACGCCGAGACGCCCTGGCTGGCGATCGGTGCCAAGGACGATGCGGGCTTCTTGAAACTGGGGCCGGTGACCATTCCCACGACCGGAGTGCTCGGCTTGTCGGGCGGGGTCGAGCGGGCGTTTCCGCCGCTCGTCACCATCCCCTCGAGCTACGACCTGGCAGGCGCCCGGCAATGGCATTTCGCCTTCGCCTGGCTGCTCGTGGTCCCTGGCCTGCTGTTCTGGCTTTGGGGCCTTATCACGAAGCATGTGCAGCGCGACCTCGCGCCGACACCGGCCGAACTCCATCCGCGCCATCTGTGGCAGGATATCAAGGATCATGCTCGGCTACGCTTCCATACCGGCGAGGCGGCACGACGCTACAACGTGCTCCAGAAGCTCAGCTACATCGGAGTGCTTTTCGGCCTGCTGCCTGCAATGGTGCTGACCGGCCTCACCATGTCGCCCGGCATGGATGCCGCCTGGCCCTGGCTGCTCGACCTTTTCGGCGGCCGTCAGTCCGCACGCTCGATCCATTTCATCTGCGCCGCGCTGTTGGTGCTCTTCATTGTCGTCCACCTGCTGATGGTCGTGCTTGCCGGCCCTCTCAATGAGCTGCGATCGATCATCACCGGTTGGTACCGCCTACCCAAGGAGAAGGCTCGATGA
- a CDS encoding GNAT family N-acetyltransferase: MAFSQLAAWPARPPIQPAEKRPPVLPHHIRRSRVSDAELFPGIEHSAGLAFREIPALAWVADGDDLPNSFHRRLILEGMSWTAVDDLDLPIGFLSAEMFCDDLHIWELSVHLDWQRGGVGRHLIACAVKDAKAKNLASITLTTFIDVPWNAPYYSRLGFEMLDRHRLAPRLADVLRQEAQRGVRSGNTLRHASAPLQGGGRVNIITCHGLSPAQIDEIENKLYAFNSAVIGRDDAHSIGFVMRDETGAMLAAIAGHSWAGIAEIKQFWVDSKHRNRGWGCALLGAFVAEARTRSVRRVWVATFDFQAPMFYEGAGFVRVAELGGWPEDHAHIILSKELI, encoded by the coding sequence ATGGCCTTCTCGCAGCTCGCCGCCTGGCCGGCTCGGCCGCCGATCCAGCCGGCTGAAAAGCGTCCGCCAGTGCTCCCGCATCATATCCGCAGGTCTCGCGTCAGCGACGCCGAATTGTTCCCCGGCATCGAGCATTCTGCTGGGCTCGCATTTCGCGAAATTCCGGCGCTGGCTTGGGTCGCGGACGGCGACGACCTGCCGAACTCGTTTCATCGACGCCTTATCCTCGAAGGCATGAGCTGGACGGCGGTGGACGACCTGGACCTGCCGATCGGTTTTCTCAGCGCCGAAATGTTTTGCGACGATCTCCACATCTGGGAGCTTTCGGTGCACCTGGACTGGCAGCGCGGGGGCGTTGGGCGGCATTTGATCGCCTGCGCTGTCAAAGACGCGAAAGCGAAAAACCTGGCTTCGATCACGCTGACCACGTTCATCGACGTACCCTGGAACGCGCCTTACTACAGTCGGCTAGGCTTCGAGATGCTTGACCGACACCGGCTTGCTCCCCGTCTAGCGGACGTGCTTCGACAGGAAGCCCAACGGGGGGTTCGCTCCGGAAACACGCTGCGCCATGCGTCTGCCCCTTTGCAAGGGGGAGGCCGGGTGAACATCATAACCTGCCACGGCCTGTCACCGGCCCAGATCGATGAGATCGAAAACAAGCTCTACGCATTCAACAGCGCTGTGATTGGGCGCGATGACGCTCACTCGATCGGTTTCGTGATGCGCGATGAAACCGGCGCAATGCTCGCGGCAATCGCAGGACATAGCTGGGCCGGGATTGCGGAGATCAAGCAGTTTTGGGTCGATAGCAAGCATCGCAACCGAGGTTGGGGATGCGCGCTTCTCGGCGCATTCGTCGCCGAAGCGCGCACGAGGAGCGTGCGCCGCGTCTGGGTCGCCACTTTCGATTTTCAGGCGCCTATGTTTTATGAGGGGGCCGGCTTCGTTCGTGTAGCCGAGCTTGGCGGATGGCCTGAAGACCATGCTCACATCATCCTGAGCAAAGAGCTGATCTGA
- a CDS encoding response regulator, producing the protein MLIVEDEPIVALGLEDLIEDAGGRSLSAERLDDALAMIAEHPFELAILDINVHGHRSYPVATMLSALGVPFIFATGYGDALHPLEFEAIPTIVKPYSLADIERAIERL; encoded by the coding sequence GTGCTGATAGTCGAGGACGAACCGATCGTCGCTCTCGGTCTGGAAGATCTGATCGAGGACGCGGGAGGACGGTCCCTTTCCGCGGAGCGGCTTGACGACGCGTTAGCAATGATCGCCGAACATCCCTTCGAATTGGCCATCCTTGATATCAATGTGCACGGCCACCGAAGCTACCCTGTGGCCACGATGCTGTCAGCGCTCGGCGTACCGTTCATATTCGCCACGGGTTATGGCGACGCGCTCCACCCGCTGGAGTTCGAGGCAATTCCCACAATAGTAAAGCCATACAGCTTGGCTGACATAGAGCGCGCGATTGAAAGGCTATAG
- the msrA gene encoding peptide-methionine (S)-S-oxide reductase MsrA, with protein MFRTAPVVLALLASVATFSFMGAGNAAESAVKAPASAMTEPVTGHRETAVFAGGCFWGVQGVFSHVKGVISATSGYAGGAASTASYETVSSGTTGHAESVRVVFDPAQVNYADLLRIYFSVVADPTQVNRQGPDTGTQYRTALFPTSPAQERVARAYIGQLSAAHTFSRPIATRIEMNRAFYPAESYHQDFMARNPNYPYIVFNDRPKVEALHKLFPASWKS; from the coding sequence ATGTTTCGTACCGCACCTGTCGTGCTCGCCCTGCTGGCGAGCGTAGCCACGTTTTCTTTCATGGGCGCTGGCAACGCTGCGGAAAGCGCGGTCAAGGCGCCCGCCTCCGCAATGACCGAGCCGGTGACCGGCCACCGCGAAACCGCCGTTTTTGCCGGGGGCTGCTTCTGGGGCGTGCAAGGCGTGTTCTCGCACGTAAAGGGCGTGATCAGCGCGACGTCTGGCTATGCAGGCGGCGCTGCGTCGACCGCAAGCTACGAGACGGTCTCCAGCGGTACGACCGGCCACGCGGAATCGGTTCGCGTCGTATTCGACCCGGCGCAGGTCAACTATGCTGATTTGCTGCGCATCTACTTTTCGGTGGTGGCGGATCCGACGCAAGTGAACCGCCAGGGCCCCGATACAGGCACTCAATACCGCACGGCGCTGTTTCCCACCTCACCTGCGCAGGAGCGCGTAGCCCGGGCCTATATCGGCCAGCTCAGTGCGGCGCATACCTTCTCTCGGCCGATCGCGACGCGGATCGAGATGAACCGGGCATTCTATCCCGCCGAGTCTTATCATCAGGATTTCATGGCCCGCAATCCGAACTACCCTTATATCGTGTTCAATGATCGGCCGAAGGTGGAAGCGCTGCACAAGCTATTCCCGGCCAGCTGGAAATCCTGA
- a CDS encoding response regulator translates to MINAETSTVPARDAPAVILVVEDEWLVRMVIVDALRDSGRLVVEAANGDEAMAFIQSGAAIDLIFTDVRMPGTVDGLALLAFARQTIPGVPVIVSSGHLVPTEALSGGAAAFVPKPYRVEEVAELIGASLAGRR, encoded by the coding sequence ATGATCAACGCTGAGACGTCGACAGTTCCCGCACGTGACGCCCCCGCCGTCATCCTCGTGGTGGAGGACGAATGGCTGGTCCGGATGGTCATCGTCGATGCCCTGCGTGACAGCGGCCGGCTCGTCGTGGAAGCGGCCAATGGCGATGAGGCAATGGCATTCATTCAATCCGGAGCGGCGATCGATCTGATTTTCACGGATGTTCGCATGCCTGGCACCGTGGACGGCCTGGCGCTGCTTGCTTTCGCGCGCCAAACAATACCGGGCGTACCGGTGATCGTATCCTCCGGGCATCTGGTACCTACCGAGGCGCTAAGCGGCGGTGCAGCCGCTTTCGTCCCGAAGCCTTATAGGGTGGAAGAGGTTGCAGAACTGATCGGCGCAAGCCTTGCTGGCCGCCGATGA
- a CDS encoding DUF1993 family protein translates to MVFTLYAATIPSYLQILGSVSRLIDKAESFCNEKGLEPETLIQAKLAEDMLPFAYQVKSTAVHSLGAIEGLRKGTFSPDATTPPDTFAGLRERVAQTVAALEALDRDEMESFIGRPMRFQFGENHMDFLAEEFLLSFSQPNFYFHAATAYDILRMKGVAIGKRDFNGRVRKLA, encoded by the coding sequence ATGGTCTTCACGCTCTATGCCGCGACGATACCCTCCTACCTCCAGATCCTGGGCTCGGTCTCACGGCTCATCGACAAGGCCGAGAGCTTCTGCAACGAAAAGGGTCTGGAACCCGAGACGTTGATCCAGGCGAAACTCGCGGAGGACATGCTCCCTTTCGCCTATCAGGTGAAGTCGACGGCGGTTCATTCGCTCGGCGCGATCGAAGGCTTGCGCAAGGGGACGTTTTCTCCCGACGCGACGACGCCGCCAGATACTTTCGCAGGACTGCGCGAGCGCGTTGCCCAGACTGTCGCCGCACTCGAAGCGCTCGATCGCGACGAGATGGAGAGCTTCATCGGCCGGCCCATGCGCTTCCAGTTCGGCGAGAACCACATGGATTTCCTGGCAGAGGAATTCCTGCTCTCGTTCTCACAGCCCAATTTCTATTTCCATGCGGCGACCGCCTACGACATCCTGCGGATGAAGGGCGTTGCGATCGGCAAGCGCGACTTCAACGGCCGCGTTCGCAAGCTGGCCTAG